The genomic interval TGACCATCGCTGTCGACAGATCTGGTATACTGTCAGTGTATTCTGGCGTGTTATCGCTCGACCGTTTCCCGATATTGCTTACCGGAAAGAGCACTGGAGTCCGTAACTCCCCGTGTGGTGTATCGAGTGTACGTTGTCTGTACAACATATGCGACGCGCTGTGGTAAGCTGGGCTGGGGTATAAAGCTTTGCTCGAGCAAAGCAATCTTCGGTAAACCATAGCGACTTTAGATTCTGTCAGTAAATGCTTGGTAGATGGCGTCAGACGATGTGCGCAGACTATTCGGTCGAAAGCGCACCATCGAAGTCCTACAGCTCTTGTCTGACCAGGGCAGATTGAACTATTCAGAGATCGAGACTAGCATCGAATCATCGAGCGATACAATCAGCCAGTCGCTTGCGCTGTTGGGTGAATATAGTCTAGTCGAGCGTCACGAGCGAAGTTCCCGGGATGTTCAGTACAAAATCACTCAGAAAGGTACTGACCTGCTGGAGGCCCTAGAGAGAATCGAATCGGTATTGGCCCAAGATGCCTGAGTCCTCTCAGAACTTTTCGATAGCGGCTTGGCTTGGTTCTTCTTCGATATATCGACAGAGGAGGCTCACAGTTTCTGGGTCCACCTCACTGGTATCGGGCAAGTTCTTGGCGAAGTTCTCTAAATAGAGCCCTTTGAGACCGATCACGATCGTCTCGTGGCGCTTGGCATCTTCTGTTCGCGCAGGGACGGAGACGATATTCTCGTACTGTTGATCAACCAGATCTCGGTTGAAAACGACACCAATGCGATCCGAGCGTACCGTTTGGACGGTCTCGTCGATGTCGATACTGGTGTAGTAATCTTTGCCCAGTGTAAAGAAGACGATATCGTAGTCAGTTTGATTTAGTACTCTCCACAGATCCTTCTTGATTCCCAGTCGCTCCGACCGTTCTCTGATTTGACTGACGTTCATACCGCTGAACGTGACTTCATACGGTGGCAACTCTTCCTCTTCACCCACCAAGCCGAACCCAGCACTGATAAAGAACCGCTCCACGTTGTGGCCGTCGTCCCTGAGCCTCCTCACAGCATTGCTGATCGACTCCTGCTGGCGGCCAGTGTACAGGTCCTTGGCTTTGATACCGAGGGAATCATCGTGATTGAGTAGTTCTTCCTTCGACGACCCATCTATCTCGTCAACGTCAAAGATGCGTTCTCCGTCTGGAACGTACTTCGAACCCGAGCATTGATCGATAACTAAGATGTCGAGATCCGAACCAGTATCGAAGGCCGGTTTATGTGGTGCAAAGTCTTCACCTGCTGAATACTCTTCGCCAAGGTCAGAGAGGACTGTTTCCCGAAGGCGATCCGGTTGCTCAAAGACGGATACTTTACAGTCAGATCCATCGGCAGCCCGGTTTAGTATCGATTCCGTGTTCTGATCGATACCATAGACGTAGACCTGATCGTACCGACTGAGCGCTTCAGTGAACCGATTCTCTGTGCCTGTTGGGGCAAACGAAACCGTTCGTGGAGTCTCGTCCCACCACTCATGAACGCCGTTCGCATCGAATGCCCCGACTTCCGCGACAGGGAGGTCGTGTGTCTGTTCCCAGAACCCGCTCCGTTCCTCTCTGAGGTAGTCTTCGACAGTGCGATAATTGCTGAAGGAAGCCGATCCTTTCGTGAGGATCAGGATTTTTGGTAGGGACTCCGAGAACTCCTCGTAGAAGCGATCCGTATTGTGGAACCCACGTCGGCGGTTGCGGTCGTTTCCACGGAAAATGCATACCTCGACACCGAGGTCAATACAGATCGGACAATCACAATGTTCCCACGGGCGGTCTGCAAGCGTCTGCTGGTATGCCTCGAGCAAATCCTCGTTTCCGATCCAGATAGCGTAATCCTGAACGACGAACCAGAGACGCTGGAATGCACTCATTCCTGATGTCTTTGCTTCTTCACGTTCAAGGATGGACGCCATCCGAGGGAAACGCTCGAACGATTCCGAAGCCGTCTGCAGTATATTCTGATACTTCTCGAACGGAAGCGGATCGGTTTCGCTGTCAGAGCGCAGGAATTTGACGATCTGGGTCCGGAGGTCGTCACTGAAGTATGCTTGTAGCTTCCGAGCGTATTCGAAATCATCACGCAATACGGATTCGATGTCCCGGAGTCGTGAAGCATTGAATTTCTCGTCATGACGGTGATTCCGGAGGTACCGCTTTGTCTCTGTGAGCGTCTTGCTGGCCTTCTCTTCCCACTCTCGGAGAGCCTCCGCAATCGATTCGTTGTCTGCGTAAGCTCGGAGCGCGATGAGGGTTTCTTGACCTCGAAGAGCAGTTTCGACAGCATCCGCTATCTCGGCACCGTGCTTGGGATACTGGACACGAATAGCATCATATCGATCGTCGCTGTCTAGCCGGTAGTTCTGTCCACCAGTCCACGCAGACCGTAGCATGCTTGCGCTGTCGAAACTGGACATACCGGACCGTCCAATCGTCTCGAACGCATCTGACTTGGCGAATCCGAAGACGTGTGTGTCGACCCGGGTCCGATTGGTCCGCTCGTAGTCTTTAACCGATTTACCGACTTCCTTGACGATCTTTCTAACGTCGTGAACCGGACTCCCTGCTACGCCACCAATTCCTATGTAATCGTAGCCGATATCGAGTACCTCTTCGACCGCCCGGACATACGATTCGGCTGTCCATCCCTGGACCGCAACCATCAACCGGAACGGATAGTCTCCCCTCTGATACTGCTTCCACATTTCGCGGGCGTTCTGGAGCGTCAGCTCGTATCTGAATCGCTTGTCGTCCTCTCGATAAACCGCTCTCGGATCGTCATCAAGACGATTCAGCACCTTGTCGACATCACCCTCAAAATCAGACTGGGTGAGCGGCCGGACACCATCGCTGCGATCGATGCAGATCGACGAGTCGTGCTTTTCGACATACTCGGGCCATTCTTCGGGCCACTCGTCGATCATCAGATCGACTGCATCTGTGATCTTCGAAGGGATATCTGATTTATTAAAATCGCCGCCAAGCGCCCGTTCATCAAGGTAGAGTCGCCCCCTCTCCTTTCCTGAGCCCAAGACAAGGTGGTCGATCGTCACTCCGACCGAGACGTCCAGCGTCTCGTAGAACTCCAACATATCCTCGTTGCCATACGGAGGGAACGGGTACGATTTGTACCCCCATGCGCCACAGTCGCTGATCGTAGGAAGCCACCCAGGAACGGAAAGGATCGGGTCGTCGTAGACCCCATGCTTCGAGAGTCGCTCTGCCTTGTTGGCTGTCGATTCGACCTGCTCGCGTGAGATCAAGACCCCATCAATCGGCGTCGACTCTTTGGCGAAGATATCCCAGATATAGTCCAGATTCCGCTCTTGGCGGTGGAGGTTCGATAACTCGTCGTGTTCGAAATCATAGCCCGCATCCACAGCGTCGTCCCACTCGGGAACATAGAACCTCACAGTTAGATAGTCACCTGTACCTGTGTATCGCTCTCTCGCTTATAGAAGTGACTCATCACCAGAGGCCCGTCTGACCATCTCAATTTGGCCCTTCGACTTTTGAATGTTACAGATCTCTTGAATGAAGCCGTCTATTTAGCTTGGATTCAGACAGTTATCCAGAACCGGCATATTTACTAGACTCAGTAGCGGTTGTTTCGGCTTATTAATACGGGAATTCAAATAATCTCTCTGATTAGAATTTACTCAGATTAGTCATGTCAACATTATGCCCGTCTGTATCAAGCGATGCTGTTTCGACCGAACTAACAACTTCACCATAGAAGTAATCGCTAATTTCGGTAATCTGAACATATGCAATACCTGTGTCTGACACACCCTTTTCAAGAACGACAGGTGCCTCGATATCATCACGGACCAGATTTGCCGTATCCCGTCGTTTTGAGACCTTAGCTTCGTATCTTTCACCAATCTCTATCGAGGGTGATTCATATCTTTTTACTCTTCCTGTAAAGTTGCCACCTGAGGCAGTTACGATAGAAACAGTTGCTTGTCCCGAAAGAATCGCTTCGTTTTCGAGTTCAATGAGACACCTTTGATTACCTGCCTCGAGCGTTGCCTCCGACTGCTTCCGACTGGTTTCTAAAGTGACTTTGTCCCCGACACTAGGTGCAGAAACTTCATCATCAGCAATCTGGCCACGGATATTCATTGGCGCTAGATTTGAGAGGGAAACTTCTGCAGGGCCAGTTGCCGGTGCGGGTTCGTTGAGTTCGATGGACACACCGAATTCTGAGACCCTAACTTCGGTGCTACCCTGTTTCAGATGCCCGATAACAGTGTCTCCCTCAGATGGTATCTGTTGTGTATCACACAATTCTCCTTGTAATGGTGAATCAAGTTTAGTGATTTCGACAGGAACTTCTACAGATACAGGAACCCAGCGGTCCAGCTTTATTTTGCAACCAGAGCCGGTCCTTGCTGATCTAGAATCAGCGATTGTCTGACCATTTATTTCTGTCCCTGTAGTGATACCTTCTTCTCTAATTGCGATGGGGAGTGCGTAGGCCGTTTCATCACGGGTCTTCATGATTTTAACAGTACCACTGAATTTCGGGCCAACCCGGTACACATAAACTGCTTCAAGATTGCTAGAGTTCGCTGCTGGTGCTCGTGCCACTCCATTTCCGACCATCCCATCGGTTTGTATGTCAATTTCATCCTGGGGTTGGTCATGACGCTTGTATGCGGCCCGCTCTTGACGGAGTTCGGCATGGCCATCACTGACATTAATTACTGTCGCGTAGATTCCCATACCTGGAGTCATAGAACTGGAACCCGCTGCTTCAGTTACCTCAAGAGTGTTGATAGCGGCCCATGGGGGGGCTTGTGCCTTGACTTCATGAATATCCACAGACAGTATTTTTGTGCGGATAAAGTCGCCAGCTTTTATGGGTAAATTAATTTCACCGGGTTCGATAGGAGAGACCATATTACTGTTTTAATCTGACTATCCAAAAACCTAATACAATATTCGCGCTGTCGAGATTCACAAAATTTGATAGAGAACGGTCACTTACCATGGAGACTGTATGTTGAATGTGATTCCCCACCGAGTAGTGGAGACCTCAACTGAGGCCCATATTTCAGTTCCACTCCGGGGCATGTCTATAAATGCTCCCGGAGTATTCTCCCAGTATGGTTGAGGGAATATCGAAGGATCAGTCTGACCGGACACGGCTCTCTGAAGCAGGGGAGAGAGAATTGCTAATTGGTGAGGACCAACCAATTCGGATTAGCTCTGGCCATCGCATACAGCACCACGATGGGAAGTGTAGTCGCCCACATGGACACAATTACGAGATTTCTGTCAGTGTTACCGGCGAGCTAACCAAAGAAGGGTGGGTCGTCGACAAAGGTGAGATCACTTCGATAATTTCTGAGTGGGACCATCGCTTCATACTCGAGCGTGGCGATCCACTCATTGAAGCTTTCGAACAAAGCGGTGATAGTGGCGCTCTCGTCGTTATCGATCATCCACCGACGGCAGAGGTAATGGCGGTGCTGCTGGAAGAACGCATGATGGAGGAATTTCCAGACACCGTTTCAGATGTCTCCGTCTCAGTTAGAGAAACAGGCGAGCTGTGTGCAGCACCGTAGCTATCGATGCCTGTGAATGCTGACGCGGAAATTGAGGATGCAGAAGCCGAGGGCGACCTCCCGATCAACGAACTCTTCTATTCGTTACAGGGGGAGGGGAAGCTTTCGGGTGTTCCATCGGTCTTCGTCCGAACCAGCGGCTGTAATCTTCGCTGCTGGTTCTGTGATTCGTATCACACGTCCTGGGAACCCACACACGCATGGATGGACATAGAGGAAATGATCTCAGAGGTCGAGTCTCACCAGGAATGCGAACACGTCGTCCTCACCGGCGGCGAACCAATGATTCACTCTGCGGTGACAGACCTACTGGATAAACTCTCAGCAAGGGGGTACCACACGACAGTCGAAACGAACGGTACCATCCATCGTGATGCTCCGGTTGATTTGGCTAGCATTAGCCCAAAACTTCAGTCGAGTACGCCCACAGCAGAGAAAGATCCGAAGGGTGAGGGAGAATGGGCGGACAAACACGATGAGCGTCGACTGGACCTCGAGTCACTGTCCGCACTCGTAGAGGACTACGCGTTCCAACTGAAATTTGTCGTCACCAGCACCGACGATATGGTGGAGATCGAATCTCTCCTTGAACGGTTGCGGAATGTCACCTCTGAGTCCATCGCCGGTGATGATATCCTACTCATGCCCGAAGGGGCGACGCGGGACCGGTTGGAAGAGACGCGCGAACTCACAGCCGAATTGGCGATGGAATACGGGTACAGATACACGCCGAGGCTGCACGTGGATCTGTGGAACGACGCACCAGGAACCTGAACATGACCGACGATATTCAAACTGACACGGTAGAGAGCGTCGACGATATCGACGGCGAGACGCACGCAATCGACTGGTCGAAAGCTCAAGAGGGCGTTCGATTGTTGCTGGAGGCCGTCGGCGAAGAACCGGATTCAGCGAAACTCCAGGAGACCTGGCAGCGCCGGGTTCCAAGTGCCTTCGAGACGCTGACTCAGGGAACACGGATCGAGGCGAAACCTGAGATGCGAACGTTCGAGGCGTCTGGTGAGAGTTTCGTGGTTAAAGAAGATATCCCAGTCTACAGCCTCTGCGAGCACCATTTGCTACCGTTTTTCGGTACTGCAACGGTCGCATATCGTCCAGACAGTGAGGTCGTAGGGTTATCGAAACTCGCGCGTTACGTGCGGTGGCAGTCACGCCAACTCACGATGCAGGAACAACTCACACAGGATATCGCTCATGGACTCGCCGACGAGATTGGAGCCTCTGCGGTGATGGTCGAGATATCGGCGACACATCTCTGTGAAGCGATGCGCGGTGTCGAGACGAAGACCGAGACATCGAGTAGAGCGGTTGTCGGCGAACCGACTGAGCACGAACGACGGCGATTCAACGAGGCAACCAGATAATATGTCATCAAACTCCCGAGCGGTCGTACTCGCATCAGGTGGAATGGACAGTGCAACCGCAGCGGCGGTCGCAAAAGAATCCGGTCACGAGCTTTATATGCTGCATACGTCGTACGGGCAGCGGACGGAGTCGAAAGAACTGGAGTGTGCAGAGGCCCAGGCCGATTACTACGACGCTGCAGACTTTCTTCATCTAACCACTGACCATCTCTCGAAGATCGGTAATTCGAGTCTGACGGACGACGAGGTCGCCGTTGAAGATGCTGATCTCGACAGCGACGAAGTCCCAAGCTCGTATGTTCCATTCAGGAACGCCAATTTGCTCTCGATGGCGGTATCATACGCCGAAGCTAACGAATGTGATGCAGTGTATATCGGTGCCCATTCTGAAGACTTCTCGGGCTATCCCGACTGCCGTCCCGCATTCTTCGACGCGTTCCAGCAGGTCGTTGAGGTTGGCACGAAAGACGATACCGAGATAACTATCAGCGCTCCATTCACTGAATGGTCGAAGACCGATATCGCCAAACGAGGTGTAGAACTGGACGTCCCCTATCAATTGACGTGGAGTTGCTACCGTGACGACGAACCCGCATGTGGAACCTGTGATGCCTGCGCATTCCGCCTCCAAGCATTCCAGAATATCAACGAGAGGGATCCAATCGAGTATGCCGAGCGGCCAGACTATCGAACATAAATAAAATCTCCTCACGCCGAAAATAGAGAAACTCTCCCAAGTGAATACAATTACGGCTCGATTGGGATCCTCAGTTGATGACCATTAGTTTGGACCGTGGTGAATAGAGATCGCGTACCTTTTACTGAAGATTTTTGAAGCCTGCCCAATTGATTTAATAGATCCGGGAAAGGCGTCGAAAACACCCACACCAGAACTAAATAGAACTAAACTAGAACTGGGCCTATGGGCAACTACGCCGTTGGAGACATCGTTGATGCGTCAACCGTGAATTTGAATCGGTTTGATATAAAGAATGCTGACCAGAATTCAGCAGGAGTACGGAAACTGAAAATTGTTGAGATACCATCAAAAGGAAAACCAGTAGCTGTTGTTCAAGAGTGGGGTGATCGGACTGGATCAGATAACGACCTCCTTGGAGGACACTTATAACATCTGCAAATCTCTTTAATTTCTTCACCCGACCGATCCCTTGCATCTTATGCCTTTCCATCAGGTTTTAACGATTTCAGCAGAGTCTGTATTATCCAATCTTATATGAAGCTAGTTATCGGTGCTATACGTCTAATCGCCGGTTACTCTTCCAACGTATACTCCGGTCGTGCTGAACAGCTGAACCTGACATCGCACTCGGCACACGTTCCCTCCGAGGGGAGTTCCTTCTCTGTGATATCAAACCAACCACCCTCCTCGCGGTCTTGCTTGATATCGTCGACAGTCCGCTCGAACTCCTTGATCGATCCCTCGACGTCATCACCGGAGAAGTCGACCTCGAACATCGCTTCATCACGGTCGCCCTCACCGAGGAAGTAGATCACACCCCGATCAGGGTACTCCCCGTTCTGATATCGGTAGAGTTCTGCGTAGGTGTACAGTTGGGCCTGATAATCCGTTAGTTCCGCACCACCATCCGGACGTTGTCCGGCCTTGTAATCCCAGATCTCGTCACCATCGTCGTCACCCATGAGAACGTCCACGACTCCTTCGAGTACGAAGTCATCGCGGTTGCTCTGAAGACGGTGTTCGGTGTCGACAACGCGTGGATAGAGCCAGTCGCCTTCTGTCTCGTTGAACCGCTTGATGTACTCGAACGCGGTCTCTTCAGCCTCCTCGCTCATCGGATAGATGTTCCTAGCCTTCAGCGCTTCCGCTACCTCATCGAAGTAGTCTCGCAGTTCAGTTGCGGATGGTGGTTCGTCTCCCTCAATGTCTCCCAAATCGCCCGAGTAATGCCGGTGTGCTCTATCGAGCGTCTCGTGGACAACGCGACCAAAGAACAGTTGGGTCACGTGGTTCGGCGTGAACCCGAGCTCTTTGTAATAGCCATACTGGCGCTTGCAGCGACGGTACGATAGTACGTCACCCGTGATGCTATACCGGCGTTTGAGATCGATATCGTCGAGAGGACCTACGCTGTCCTCGACGCTCTCTAGGAAGTCGTCCGGATCCTCCACCGATCGCTCGCCCGAGAACCAGTCTTCGTCGAGTTGGTTGCCGTTGGCTTCGTACCCGAGGGAGAGGCCACTGGTCCCTCCTTCGGTCCCCAGAAGGAACAGGTCCTCCTCGGCGCGCGAATAGGAGACGTAGAATCGTCGTACTTCGTCTCGTTCTGCTCGATCGTCGACGTCTCCAACCGGTTCGATGTCTGCGTAAGGTTCCAGTTGGTCCTCAAGCCAGTAAGTCCCACTCGTCCAAGGCTCCGAATCGAGGTTCCCTGTGAAGACCACGGGAAATTCGAGGCCCTTGGCCTGGTGGGTGGTCATGACCTGAACGAACCCTGCAGGTAGTTGATCGTGGGGATCTTCCGGTTCGTCGAAATCCTGTGCTTGGAGGTAGCCACAGAACGTCCAGTAGAACGATCCGAGGAAGCTCGTCGACACACTGTTCGAATTCGACGATTTCTCGAGATAACCAGCGCCAGCCACACTGAGAAACGCATCGAAGAGGTTAGTGAGACGACCGAGGCGTTCCCCACGGTCCGGTCGGTCGCTTCCTTCGATCCACTCCCGGAATGGATCGAACGACAGGATACGGTAGAGCAGTTCGAGTATCGTGAATCCAAGCGACTCTCCGTCATCAGCGAGTGCGATCTCGCGTTGTTTTCTTCTAACGAAGTCGTCCAACTGCCAGGCGTTGTATTCTTCGACGTATCCGTCGAACGCGGTCGCCCATTCCTCGACCTGGTCCTCGACCCCACCTTGCAGGTTGACCCAGGGGACAGATGCGCCATCGAATTCTGGGTCGATGACGC from Haloarcula pelagica carries:
- a CDS encoding winged helix-turn-helix transcriptional regulator, with the translated sequence MASDDVRRLFGRKRTIEVLQLLSDQGRLNYSEIETSIESSSDTISQSLALLGEYSLVERHERSSRDVQYKITQKGTDLLEALERIESVLAQDA
- a CDS encoding queuine tRNA-ribosyltransferase tRNA-guanine transglycosylase produces the protein MRFYVPEWDDAVDAGYDFEHDELSNLHRQERNLDYIWDIFAKESTPIDGVLISREQVESTANKAERLSKHGVYDDPILSVPGWLPTISDCGAWGYKSYPFPPYGNEDMLEFYETLDVSVGVTIDHLVLGSGKERGRLYLDERALGGDFNKSDIPSKITDAVDLMIDEWPEEWPEYVEKHDSSICIDRSDGVRPLTQSDFEGDVDKVLNRLDDDPRAVYREDDKRFRYELTLQNAREMWKQYQRGDYPFRLMVAVQGWTAESYVRAVEEVLDIGYDYIGIGGVAGSPVHDVRKIVKEVGKSVKDYERTNRTRVDTHVFGFAKSDAFETIGRSGMSSFDSASMLRSAWTGGQNYRLDSDDRYDAIRVQYPKHGAEIADAVETALRGQETLIALRAYADNESIAEALREWEEKASKTLTETKRYLRNHRHDEKFNASRLRDIESVLRDDFEYARKLQAYFSDDLRTQIVKFLRSDSETDPLPFEKYQNILQTASESFERFPRMASILEREEAKTSGMSAFQRLWFVVQDYAIWIGNEDLLEAYQQTLADRPWEHCDCPICIDLGVEVCIFRGNDRNRRRGFHNTDRFYEEFSESLPKILILTKGSASFSNYRTVEDYLREERSGFWEQTHDLPVAEVGAFDANGVHEWWDETPRTVSFAPTGTENRFTEALSRYDQVYVYGIDQNTESILNRAADGSDCKVSVFEQPDRLRETVLSDLGEEYSAGEDFAPHKPAFDTGSDLDILVIDQCSGSKYVPDGERIFDVDEIDGSSKEELLNHDDSLGIKAKDLYTGRQQESISNAVRRLRDDGHNVERFFISAGFGLVGEEEELPPYEVTFSGMNVSQIRERSERLGIKKDLWRVLNQTDYDIVFFTLGKDYYTSIDIDETVQTVRSDRIGVVFNRDLVDQQYENIVSVPARTEDAKRHETIVIGLKGLYLENFAKNLPDTSEVDPETVSLLCRYIEEEPSQAAIEKF
- a CDS encoding 6-pyruvoyl trahydropterin synthase family protein, which gives rise to MVEGISKDQSDRTRLSEAGERELLIGEDQPIRISSGHRIQHHDGKCSRPHGHNYEISVSVTGELTKEGWVVDKGEITSIISEWDHRFILERGDPLIEAFEQSGDSGALVVIDHPPTAEVMAVLLEERMMEEFPDTVSDVSVSVRETGELCAAP
- a CDS encoding 7-carboxy-7-deazaguanine synthase QueE is translated as MPVNADAEIEDAEAEGDLPINELFYSLQGEGKLSGVPSVFVRTSGCNLRCWFCDSYHTSWEPTHAWMDIEEMISEVESHQECEHVVLTGGEPMIHSAVTDLLDKLSARGYHTTVETNGTIHRDAPVDLASISPKLQSSTPTAEKDPKGEGEWADKHDERRLDLESLSALVEDYAFQLKFVVTSTDDMVEIESLLERLRNVTSESIAGDDILLMPEGATRDRLEETRELTAELAMEYGYRYTPRLHVDLWNDAPGT
- the folE gene encoding GTP cyclohydrolase I codes for the protein MTDDIQTDTVESVDDIDGETHAIDWSKAQEGVRLLLEAVGEEPDSAKLQETWQRRVPSAFETLTQGTRIEAKPEMRTFEASGESFVVKEDIPVYSLCEHHLLPFFGTATVAYRPDSEVVGLSKLARYVRWQSRQLTMQEQLTQDIAHGLADEIGASAVMVEISATHLCEAMRGVETKTETSSRAVVGEPTEHERRRFNEATR
- the queC gene encoding 7-cyano-7-deazaguanine synthase QueC, which translates into the protein MSSNSRAVVLASGGMDSATAAAVAKESGHELYMLHTSYGQRTESKELECAEAQADYYDAADFLHLTTDHLSKIGNSSLTDDEVAVEDADLDSDEVPSSYVPFRNANLLSMAVSYAEANECDAVYIGAHSEDFSGYPDCRPAFFDAFQQVVEVGTKDDTEITISAPFTEWSKTDIAKRGVELDVPYQLTWSCYRDDEPACGTCDACAFRLQAFQNINERDPIEYAERPDYRT
- a CDS encoding ATP-dependent DNA helicase, with product MTELPLTADEFIDRLERANRSRFDDPEWSFNSAQERAIRHGDGPLHVTAGPGSGKTEVLICRALKLLLVDEVPPQGILLTTFTEKAAQNLEERIVDRLSRLGFQDVVDANEIRTGTLHSLAKDIMQEYRYEDYASVELLDEDAQQLFMYDNCDFVSVLRGSGSADNWETISDSDIDDVWQFFGELRGWKQNFSPNKWEATELASKLFNRISQYRADTTELRTADESAWRVCAEGLERYRQTLRDNSRSDFARLLEQFIEFLDSEAGQRFIDGEPERERPQLEHVLVDEYQDTNPLQQELYFRLTEKLDSPNITVVGDDDQALYRFRGGTVECLIQFPERARQRFSAPVKEVQLRANYRSTDDVVSWCNRYIDDYPLMQRPGARAPGKEPMLVDRTDTDGRTSVRALLSEDTGTAAERAAELVERLHEDGYIEDYSQVAFLFKSTKESDDWAGQYVQALRDRDIPVHNPRNKAFLEQDEIRFALGAVIRVIDPEFDGASVPWVNLQGGVEDQVEEWATAFDGYVEEYNAWQLDDFVRRKQREIALADDGESLGFTILELLYRILSFDPFREWIEGSDRPDRGERLGRLTNLFDAFLSVAGAGYLEKSSNSNSVSTSFLGSFYWTFCGYLQAQDFDEPEDPHDQLPAGFVQVMTTHQAKGLEFPVVFTGNLDSEPWTSGTYWLEDQLEPYADIEPVGDVDDRAERDEVRRFYVSYSRAEEDLFLLGTEGGTSGLSLGYEANGNQLDEDWFSGERSVEDPDDFLESVEDSVGPLDDIDLKRRYSITGDVLSYRRCKRQYGYYKELGFTPNHVTQLFFGRVVHETLDRAHRHYSGDLGDIEGDEPPSATELRDYFDEVAEALKARNIYPMSEEAEETAFEYIKRFNETEGDWLYPRVVDTEHRLQSNRDDFVLEGVVDVLMGDDDGDEIWDYKAGQRPDGGAELTDYQAQLYTYAELYRYQNGEYPDRGVIYFLGEGDRDEAMFEVDFSGDDVEGSIKEFERTVDDIKQDREEGGWFDITEKELPSEGTCAECDVRFSCSARPEYTLEE